In the Leptospira sp. WS4.C2 genome, one interval contains:
- the purE gene encoding 5-(carboxyamino)imidazole ribonucleotide mutase has translation MPTNLPKVAVIMGSHSDWETMKEACDILTEFGIPFEKEIVSAHRSPERMVEFAKSAKQNGFGVIIAGAGGAAHLPGMTASLTTLPVLGVPVQSKALNGMDSLLSIVQMPKGVPVATLAIGTSGAANAGLLAVRILSLLDADLHKKLESYADNNRKLALSKNDQLI, from the coding sequence ATGCCTACAAATCTACCAAAAGTAGCTGTCATTATGGGTTCCCATTCCGATTGGGAAACTATGAAGGAAGCCTGCGATATTTTGACAGAGTTTGGAATTCCTTTTGAAAAAGAAATTGTATCTGCACATCGTTCTCCTGAACGGATGGTCGAGTTTGCAAAATCTGCAAAACAAAATGGATTTGGTGTGATCATTGCTGGTGCTGGTGGTGCCGCCCATTTGCCCGGAATGACAGCTTCCCTTACCACATTACCCGTATTAGGTGTTCCAGTGCAGTCCAAGGCATTGAATGGAATGGATAGTCTTTTATCGATTGTTCAGATGCCGAAAGGTGTCCCGGTTGCCACGTTAGCAATCGGAACGAGTGGTGCTGCCAACGCAGGATTACTAGCGGTTCGTATCCTTTCTTTATTGGATGCAGATTTACACAAAAAATTAGAATCTTATGCAGACAACAACCGTAAGTTAGCACTTTCTAAAAATGACCAACTTATCTAA
- a CDS encoding 5-(carboxyamino)imidazole ribonucleotide synthase, giving the protein MTNLSKQNQNLKIGVLGSGQLGQMMCLEALPLGYDFYCYSPDEDSPAEKAGARATVGSYEDLSKLKTFLSKIDVLSFEFENIPKSTLEYLESQTKQIQIFPSPRALVIAQDRYLEKTHFRKLGFRTADFFHLTEDTAKFEIAIPFPWIIKTLRFGYDGKGQVKVKDENEYQNFLYKAFPSGKEEYLVEEVIPFQKEISIILTRFQNGEIVCYGAVENEHKNHILDISIYPARIPAGLNLEATEMASKLAESLDYVGTMGVEFFLKENHIYLNEFAPRPHNTGHFTQDCQSFSQFHLHVAAITGNHPPTDVRPKPTLMKNILGNEYEESLSIARSLLKDDRYQLHLYGKREAKFGRKMGHMNFKGNLEEVNPLFHDL; this is encoded by the coding sequence ATGACCAACTTATCTAAACAAAATCAAAATCTAAAAATAGGTGTTTTGGGTTCAGGCCAACTCGGACAGATGATGTGTTTAGAAGCCCTCCCCCTGGGTTATGATTTTTATTGTTATTCACCAGACGAGGATTCCCCCGCAGAAAAGGCGGGTGCCCGAGCAACAGTCGGTAGTTACGAAGACTTATCCAAATTAAAAACATTTCTTTCGAAGATTGATGTTTTGAGTTTCGAGTTTGAAAATATTCCCAAATCCACGTTAGAGTATTTGGAGTCACAAACAAAACAGATTCAAATTTTTCCATCCCCGAGGGCACTGGTCATTGCCCAAGACCGGTATTTAGAAAAGACTCATTTTCGTAAGTTAGGATTTCGCACTGCCGATTTTTTTCACCTAACAGAAGACACTGCAAAGTTTGAAATCGCAATCCCTTTCCCTTGGATCATCAAAACACTTCGTTTTGGGTATGATGGAAAAGGTCAGGTCAAAGTTAAGGATGAGAATGAATACCAAAACTTTTTATACAAAGCCTTCCCTTCAGGAAAAGAGGAGTATCTGGTTGAGGAAGTGATTCCCTTTCAGAAGGAAATCAGTATCATCCTCACTCGTTTTCAAAATGGGGAAATTGTTTGTTACGGGGCTGTAGAAAATGAACACAAAAATCATATTTTAGATATCTCTATTTATCCTGCCAGAATTCCAGCAGGCCTGAACCTGGAGGCCACAGAGATGGCTTCAAAACTCGCGGAGTCGTTGGATTATGTGGGAACCATGGGTGTGGAATTCTTTTTAAAAGAAAACCATATTTATCTGAATGAATTTGCTCCAAGACCGCACAACACGGGACATTTCACTCAAGATTGCCAAAGTTTTTCACAGTTCCATTTACATGTAGCTGCAATTACAGGCAACCACCCCCCAACAGATGTTAGACCAAAGCCAACGTTAATGAAAAATATTTTAGGAAATGAATACGAAGAGAGTTTGTCTATCGCTCGTTCTTTATTAAAAGATGATAGATACCAATTGCATCTTTATGGAAAACGGGAAGCAAAATTTGGAAGAAAAATGGGGCATATGAATTTTAAAGGAAATTTAGAAGAGGTAAATCCCCTCTTCCATGACCTTTAA
- the murC gene encoding UDP-N-acetylmuramate--L-alanine ligase: MKGPILFLGIGGSGMSSLAHMALDLKLSVLGYDKKSSETTRYLEERGATIQNNIEQIPLEGIEMVVYSSAINDKHKQVFDDIKNKKIPLKHRSEFMHLLVSNQKSISVAGSHGKTSTTTMVSQILTELGMDPTIMIGGDTSLLEKRGGKIGGGKFAVYESDESDGTFLGHKASIRLLTNIDNDHLDYYKTRERLEDAFFEYISFGTAGDAVLYANDPGIRDVLLHKTKDIQFSPEFRLYLCLESKDTKSEWYLSLELTLGNQLIPIRYHIKDDVLEFDFPGFTSLSLQLPYPGIHYLTNGLVALVGAFVAGVSPEVSAGILSRYIGVKRRQEILGIWNGVTVMDDYGHHPTEIAMVIRSLENKLKSNGRLVVLFQPHRYTRTQLLLKELAESLSLTDNLLILPIYSAGEPPIPGITHESFLPFINTKNAEFLKGDMDLDLISIKSKLQRGDMFLCLGAGNVRDWGLQLLEDKSKL, encoded by the coding sequence GTGAAAGGTCCTATTTTATTTTTGGGAATTGGTGGAAGTGGGATGTCGAGTCTTGCCCATATGGCACTCGACTTAAAACTTTCGGTTCTTGGTTACGACAAAAAAAGTTCGGAAACAACTCGATACTTAGAAGAACGTGGCGCGACCATTCAAAACAATATCGAACAGATTCCTTTAGAGGGAATCGAGATGGTAGTGTATAGTTCTGCAATCAACGACAAACACAAACAAGTATTTGATGATATCAAAAACAAAAAAATTCCACTAAAACATAGATCTGAATTTATGCATCTTTTGGTTTCCAACCAAAAATCCATTTCCGTTGCCGGGAGTCATGGGAAAACATCTACAACCACCATGGTTTCTCAAATTCTCACAGAATTGGGAATGGATCCTACCATTATGATAGGCGGAGACACGAGTCTCTTAGAAAAAAGAGGGGGAAAGATCGGTGGTGGAAAATTTGCCGTTTACGAATCCGATGAATCTGACGGAACCTTTCTTGGCCACAAAGCTTCCATCCGTCTATTGACAAATATTGACAATGACCATTTGGATTATTACAAAACCCGCGAACGTTTAGAAGATGCCTTTTTTGAATATATTTCTTTTGGCACTGCCGGTGATGCCGTGTTGTATGCCAATGATCCTGGGATTCGGGATGTCCTCTTACATAAAACTAAGGACATTCAGTTTTCTCCAGAATTCCGACTCTATCTCTGTCTAGAAAGTAAAGATACAAAATCAGAATGGTATCTTTCTTTAGAATTGACACTCGGAAACCAACTCATTCCGATACGGTATCATATCAAAGACGATGTTTTGGAATTTGATTTTCCCGGATTTACTTCCCTATCTTTACAATTACCCTATCCTGGGATCCATTATCTGACCAATGGTCTTGTGGCTTTAGTCGGTGCTTTTGTAGCAGGAGTTTCCCCTGAAGTATCAGCGGGTATACTCTCTCGTTATATTGGTGTTAAGCGAAGGCAAGAGATTTTAGGAATTTGGAATGGGGTAACCGTGATGGATGACTACGGTCACCATCCCACAGAAATTGCCATGGTCATTCGTTCCTTAGAAAACAAACTGAAATCAAATGGAAGGCTTGTCGTTCTTTTCCAACCGCATCGTTATACCCGCACACAGTTGTTATTAAAAGAACTGGCAGAGTCTCTTTCTCTTACAGATAATCTCTTAATTTTACCCATCTATTCCGCAGGCGAACCACCCATTCCGGGAATCACTCATGAATCTTTTTTACCTTTCATTAATACTAAGAATGCAGAATTTTTAAAAGGGGATATGGATTTGGATTTAATCTCTATCAAATCCAAATTACAGAGAGGAGATATGTTCCTTTGTTTAGGTGCTGGGAATGTGAGAGACTGGGGCCTTCAATTATTAGAAGACAAATCGAAATTATAA